The genome window CGAGCTGAAACCGCAAAGGGGTGTAGTCTTCATACAGCTCCCTAGTTAGCTAACCTGCAGCATGCTTGCCATCAGAATGATAGCGAACAGCCTTCACCCTGGTCGGCTAGCCTCCAGTCTGCACATCAGTCTGCCAGCAAAAAGCCTTCACTCCAGTCAATTAGATCTGGGTGAACCCGAAGCTATCGCACTATCTGTTTTCTGGTCCTGCCTTTCGTGAGCCCTATCCTACCCTGCTCAGTAAACTGGAGCCACCCACCCAAATCCAGCAGTCACTTTTTTTAGGGGAACTGCAAGGTCACTTCACAAGGTCCCACGGAAGCCAAGACGTGTCGTAACGGCATCTAGAATGAACTATCAAAACCATCTTTGCCTACCCATACTGACACCCAGCCAGACCTTTAGATGGCAGTCCCTGCAAACCCGTAGCCAGACCTTCAGTTTCCCAACTCATGCTTGTCCAACACCCTTCTCAAGCTCTCAGCTCGTGATTATCGTTGAGGCCAGTAGCAAGCTTCAGTTGCCAGCCTGTAATCCCCACTCTGGATGCTTATCCACCAGCCTACACCAACGTACAGCGGAATGTTCTCAAACCAACAGCTGCTCCTTACCACCTGCACTGTTACCAGTTCTGTTTATCTCCCAAGAGTGGCTCTGCCCTCCCTCCTGGGCAGTTCTGCCCATCTGAATGTCTTGCCTGTTCTGAAGAGTGGTCGCCGGCCTTTAGAGCAGCCCCATCTGAGTTGCCTGCATCCAGGTTACTGCCAAGATCTGCACCGTCGTTCAGCCCCGCCTCCTGGTTGCTCACAAGCCCAGCTCTATACGTCTGTCTTGACTGTAGACTGTCCATCTTGAGTTGTGTGTGATGGTGTATTTCCAATGTGCTTAATGAGAGCACAGATGTCAAAGACACTACCAAGCTACTTATTTTGATTTTAGGGATCAATGACAGTTTTGAAATAGAGGAGGAGTTTCTTGCCATGGCGATCGGGCCTGTAAGACAAGGTACGCTATATCAGGATGCTCTGAGGGACTGAACTTGCCATGGACTACATTGCTGAACGTGACCACTGACAAACCttattggggaaaaaaaaaaacaggctgctgCACAGGAATCAGGACCGGGTAAGAGAGTAGAGCCCTAACTTAGATTTGATAGTCCTACTCCAAATCTCAAGTCTTAACCTTtaagtctcaagcaagtcccaagttagtgtgatgaaaataaagcaagtcaagtcattgctattactcaagcaagtcaagtcgagtcatggctaaggtcaaacaagtcacaagaagtttgtatgaatgtattcttcatatctgtagacacagtaaacagaagagggtgGTTAGTCAATAATACGATGTAATTGCATAGCTGAtcaattttcagattttttttcaaacccaagaataagattagattaaCATCAACACTGGAACTGCACCATActgcacatcctgacagctgagaatattactcTGAGGTATtgtcccccctcccctcctataaaaggaggctgaaaatcacaggacatatcttttctgtcctgaaatgtgtgtttcacttctgtAAAAGACATTCTACATTTCGGAGGCGACGTCTTTACACATATGGCCCCCCCCTCTCCTTTCAAATGGGGCAGAGCTCTGTGAGAAACAGtaggagagacacagacacaacacctgagggaAAAGCAGGTCCATCGCGGATGTGCACGAAAAAATGAGTGCGTTGCACCGAATTTGTGTCGATACGGTGTAGTGTTGGGTTGTGAATGCACATAATGCGTGCCTACATTCAAAATAATGGCTTTGTGTGCACTGAAGATGCTGGATCTGATACATACACGCGCTTTAACCGAGACGGCGGCCAAAATCGCCCAGGCATGAAATAATCTTTGAATccaaatttgatgatttttggagctccctccatgctgcctctcctcctctgatcctgTCCGCCACCTGCCAGGCTTGCATGCACCGCATCATACAGTGGCAGAGGGCAACGTATCAAAAACGAAATTAACTTCTCAATATGcgcaaaaagaaagaaagaaagaaagaaaggccaAGACTTTCgagtcatctgtgtcaagtTTAAGtcaagttatgaatgccaagtcaagtctttcatcagtgttagtcaagtaagtctcaagtcctcaaCTTTGCGACTcgagtcaagtcatgtgactcgAGTCCCCAACATCTGTCCTACTCTGCGTCATTCACCAGGAATCCTTGTATAAATCCATGTTGCCACTTGATCATGTTGCCAAGACAGTGGTAAAACTTGTGAACTTCATTTGGACCTGCGGGCGTAACCATTGCCTGCACAGTGTTGCTCTCAAAAAAAGGTTCCAAATGCGCATAGAGGATAATTGTTTCGTTTGCCTCCGTGTATGTGTGCGAAACTTTTTCTGTGATGAACTTCAGCAAGTCACGTTACATATCACGACTGACTGTTAAACACCCGTCCCATGTGCTGCAAATTTCAACATCAGACATGACCCTCGACTTGGATGGATCTGCAAAGAGAAGTGACTGTCTCAGCTGTTTCCATTAGGCTAAATGACATGGATAGGCATTGGCTTTACACGTTGTCATTCATGGATATTTTACGGTTGTATTCATTCTCATAGGATAGTGACAGTTACATCGGCTCTAAGGTTCGAGTCAGTTGCTCGAGTAATGGTAATAACAAGAACAGACAATGATTTgagtaaaatgaatgaatatttaattgaaaatgacGATGCATTTGTTCATATTGTctgtgaatatgaatatgtcCTCGAATGGTGAACATTACATTTTGACCATTGTTACACAGTCAGACTCAAGTCCATATTTTGATGTAATGCAATGGGTTTTATCAGTGACCTGTGCAGTAGCACATATGAGGCAATTGGCAAGGTAAAAATCAAATTTAAGTTGAAACCGCAGAGTTCCCTCGTTTTACACATACAGCTGtaaaatattttgcattttgaaacacGTAACCAGACGAAGTAGCCATTAAAGGTGGATTTGTAAATCTTGTTCATCTTAACAGTTGGTGCTACTATGGGGCCATCTGAGTCACCCGCAGGGCACCCTAAACAGTCTCATCATACACGTAACCTCTTAAATATTATATACCAGCAGTTCCCACACATATACTCGtcccattttagcattttatacttttattcTTTTGCAGTTGAAGGTAATTCATTTCAAATAGTAATGGCTGTATTGGCCATTGACAGCATTTTACATCCTTACACAAGTAACTCAGCAAACGTAACTAAtacctaataataataataataataataataataataataataataataataataaaaataaataataataataataataataccaatGCTTGGGAGCATCCATTAAACAGTTTTTTGGGAAATATGGCTCATAAAAGCTTAGTGTAAAAATTCAGACTCATAGGTGCATCTCAgatgtctgttgtgttaaatACATCATTggtttgtaaatgtttcatcTACATGAAATGTGTGTTGAAAAGGCTGTTCAGAGGTGAACATTTTTTGTTAGACCATTGCTGATGTACTGATGAGGTCAGTCACACGCTTTGGTGGCACTTCCAGGgatcaaacacaacacaaagtttCATTGATCAATTTATTGGATCATTGATGGCGCAAAATCGACAtggaaataataatgaatgaaagaCAACAGACATATAATACCATTGATTTGCGCCGGTGCTCAAAGCCTAATTGGAGCttgaagaaaataattgttcTTCTAAATTTACTGGTACGTTAAGAGTTTCGATAGATGATTTCAGTGAGAAAACTAATTATCCATGGAACCATATCACAAGAAATTTAAATCAGAGGATCTACATCTAATCCTATGTGACAGCACCCAAAAGATTCTTGGGAGAACTGACACCGTACTCATGCAatgcaaaaaacacatacagttcTAGAGCTTCACACTGGAGTAAACACATTcgttgttggtgttgttcctctgtcttcttgttCTCTTGGTTCGGTTAACACTTAAAGCAGCATAATGGAGGTTTTCAGCTTCTTGGTTACCCTGGTAAACAAGATGTATAAAGAGTAGATCACAATGTGGCTCCTAAAAACAAATGTCCACAAGAGTTCCTCAGAATTGCACTCACCGCTGCATTTTCTGTGGAGGAAGGTGGAGAGCTTGCTTGAGACTCTGGatacaaaaacaggaaatcagagaaccaataaaaaaaaaagaagaaatgataAAAGTTCCAGTTACCCGTCGACTGgcagctctttctcttcttcatcttgaaCACTGAGAGAGCCAGCAAAACCACCAGGACAATGGTTAATGTCAAAGCGCCACTCAAGAAATACACCAAGGTGAGACAGTCCACCTCATCTGTAGAAAGTAAGACATCAGAGACAGAGCTTGCAGTGTGTTGTCTGTTTAGATCCACGGTTTAGTATGCAGGTATTATGGCTAGACAAATCCATTTTAAATGTACAGCTCAAAGCCCCACATTCACAGTCCAGTACAACATACGATCctccatacaaaaaaaaacaaaaaacacacccatCGCATTTTTACTTGTCAGAATAGCAATTTCTAACACTAAATTACTCACCCTTAGAGGCCAGCTTGGTTGCGTTTCCAAACAGTATGTGTCCACATGAAGCAACAGCACAGTAGTAGGTCCCAGCGTCAGAACGATTCAGGCTCTCCATTGGCAAGTTGTAGACACaggtgcgtgtttgtgtgttgcctTTCCTCTCACACTGATCATTCCTGCCTCCATGGGTGTAAATGAGTCCTGGATGAGATTCTTGAGAGTGTTTGaaccagtaaacactgtgttctccatcacaggtcccagtgtgtactgtacagttcaGAGTCACAGAGCCTCCTGGCTGGATGCTCCCAGATGCTGACTGATGGACTCGAGCTGGGACGTTCAAACCTGAACCCATCACGCTGACAGTAATGTCCTCTAAAAACGTCAAATCGTTTGCATAGAACTTTATGCAGTAGTAGGTAGCAGAGTCTGAAATGTTCAAATCAGTGATCATTAAGTGATTCTTGCCATTTTTTGTATCCAGCGTGAAGCGTGGATTGTTCTTGAACTCATCATAAAAAGTGACATCTGTTTCATACTTGTAGTAATTAGAGATGAGCCTTGGATTCTTACTTAGAGTTTGTTTATACCAGCGAAGTCTTGGAGGAAAAACATCGTCTTTAGAGAGACACTGCAAAGTCAAGTTGTCCCCAGTTGTAACTGATACAAATCTTCTCTCCTGACGACCAGATGAAGAGAATTTCAGATCAGCCGTCTGAGCTGAAATTAGATAACaggcaaaacaaatgaaaagctgatggaatgtaacaaaTCGGGGTAACCACTAAAATATATGAGAAGCGTTTGTTTGAGAGATTACACTAGATTGAAGCCACAAAGAGCAACTCACCCATTTTCACCAAGAGCAACCATGTGAGAAGAAAGAGAGCCACCACTGGAGATGTCATCGTGTTGAAGCTGCTGTGGAGAATGAAAGAATGTCGATGGTTTCTCTACCCTACAGAGACAAGACTGAATTTGATTGGCCGACCTAAAGTGACACTCTGTGTCCCATAGAGGGAACATGAGCACATGATCACTGCCATCTATCCAAGTTCTGGGTTTTGAATAAAACGAGTGATATGAGAACATTACGGCTCCTTATTGGATCTTAAATCTTGAATCAAGCAAAAGCATATCTTTATTTCCAGTATATACACAGCAGTAACAGACAGTTCATTGCATATATGCTCAGTGTCCAGGTAAACACTGTGGTCATTATGTTTAACAGAGATTTGAGCCGTCCATTGCTATTATTATTTACTGATATTCAACACTCTGTGGACTGTGGTAGAGTAAAGCAAGACTGTAATGTGTGATGTATTTAAAACGTGAGAAGCTTTGAGCGTCATAATCCTCCTTTTCGCATATGTCATTTGTCGCATATGTctttttatcatattattttgcttcctcaaaatcttcatttcatatttcatatgaTGTTGTGGAAATAATTTGCTAAATAGCAATCAGGAAGCCATGTTCTATTTGCATATtcggaataaaaaaagaaaaagaaaaacgaaaaataatcaaaattcTATTGATCTAAGCCAGCATGATTACCCTAAATATGATCTGTTCATATTCCTCCAACTAAAACATATTCTGACTAGCACTGTGAGTTTGAATTATACATCATATGTGACCTGATAAAGAATCTGTTGTTTTGGATCTGTATTGCAAGGGGTTTTAGGATTTAGGGACATTATCTGAGTGCAATCAACCTCACATCCTGCTGAGTGGTTTGCATCTTTTTGCTGCTTAGAACGATTAACAGTGATAATTCCTTTGAGGTAATGAATGATCAAGCTGACCTGCGCACATTCCTTTACAACCCTAAATGTTTTAGCAGGGGAGCGCCGGCCTCTTTTGTCCCTCTCTTCAAGCCATATTCttacttcctcttcctcagacaGTCATTATTCATGTTCTGTCCACTAGATGCCCTCAGATTTGTATTTCCTGTCTGGGTCATCCCTCCGAGCCCGGCTCCATGGATCTATCTGTACTTCCACAGGCAGCCTGCCTCAGtgtctcctgctccagctcccaTGCCATTTGTCTGAGATCCCCGGCTCGATTCTTCGGTTAGCTTTGTGCTTATGGAACTAAATTGTTCCTTGATTACCtgcccatctgtctgtctgtgtgccttATGGTCCCACTCTTGTCCTGCTCACACAGGTCGTGACCCTGACCAatagctaatgctaacaggtAGAAATAGTCAGAAACTCTCCTGTCAAGGGCCTCGCACCAACCTgttaatctgtctgtctgtgaaactACAGCATTTAGCTTAGTTAACTTAGTTGTGTACTGCACTGTTGTGCAGTGTGTAGGGTGTGGTCATCCTGTTTCtctagcagtgtgtgtgtgtgtgtgtgtgtgtgtgtgtgtgtgtgtgtgtgtgtgtgtgtgtttgtattgtggATGTTCAATCTTGTGCCgaaaatatttcaaaacctCTGGAATCTCCCCCTGGAATAATCACCAAAAATCAAAACCTTATGCTATGACCACGCTTCAGATAACTGTGAAATCTTAAAAGTAATCACTAGTTCCCCTTTCAATTAAAAAGTCATCATTGCAGGCACAGGCAAACCGGAGCGCTCTACACAGTACCTGATGCATTAACATGCTCCTGGTAGAAATGTCTCATAAGAGAGTCTCACATTTACAGTTCACTCCCATTTTACTCTGGCATCGCAACAGTCAGGCTTTATGACTCACTTACGAAATTGGAGTGGGTGAGGTCGCCATCATAACTGTGGTGGGAGTTACCTCTGTATtgaacaagcacacacatgatgtctgaaatgtttggcacttttatttgattgtcaacaacataaaattcacacacaaaaatatagcATGATTTGACTGGGTATCCACATTGAATTTattgaaaaacagagagagaaagtatgTGAGGTAATCTTGATCCTAAAAGCAGCTTCTATAGCGACATTAAATCTGAGCTTTTGACCTTAAAAGTACAataaagtacctcaaaagtATTCCAGATATACAGATTTTTTAGATCAATTTTAATCTAAATTTGCTTTACAAGATTACAATTTCTTAATCAAAAGAACACATGTCCAGTTCTACTGCTTTACACGTAGGTACACGCACTCGCTCCAGGTCTGATCCCTTTGTCTTCTTGATCTCTTCGTCAGGTTCACTCTTAAAGCAGCGTAATAGAGGTTGTTTGCATTTTGGTAACCCTGGCAACAAATAATACATCACATATAGTTATTTTGCTACTCACAGAAGACATGTATCGTGCAGTAAAACTATGTGTCTGAAGAGATCAACAGTCTTTACTCACCTCTGCACTTGCTTTGGAGGGAGCGGAACATCCCAATCG of Acanthopagrus latus isolate v.2019 chromosome 10, fAcaLat1.1, whole genome shotgun sequence contains these proteins:
- the LOC119027418 gene encoding uncharacterized protein LOC119027418 isoform X2 produces the protein MTSPVVALFLLTWLLLVKMAQTADLKFSSSGRQERRFVSVTTGDNLTLQCLSKDDVFPPRLRWYKQTLSKNPRLISNYYKYETDVTFYDEFKNNPRFTLDTKNGKNHLMITDLNISDSATYYCIKFYANDLTFLEDITVSVMGSGLNVPARVHQSASGSIQPGGSVTLNCTVHTGTCDGEHSVYWFKHSQESHPGLIYTHGGRNDQCERKGNTQTRTCVYNLPMESLNRSDAGTYYCAVASCGHILFGNATKLASKDEVDCLTLVYFLSGALTLTIVLVVLLALSVFKMKKRKSCQSTESQASSPPSSTENAAGNQEAENLHYAALSVNRTKRTRRQRNNTNNECVYSSVKL
- the LOC119027418 gene encoding uncharacterized protein LOC119027418 isoform X4, translating into MTSPVVALFLLTWLLLVKMAQTADLKFSSSGRQERRFVSVTTGDNLTLQCLSKDDVFPPRLRWYKQTLSKNPRLISNYYKYETDVTFYDEFKNNPRFTLDTKNGKNHLMITDLNISDSATYYCIKFYANDLTFLEDITVSVMGSGLNVPARVHQSASGSIQPGGSVTLNCTVHTGTCDGEHSVYWFKHSQESHPGLIYTHGGRNDQCERKGNTQTRTCVYNLPMESLNRSDAGTYYCAVASCGHILFGNATKLASKESQASSPPSSTENAAGNQEAENLHYAALSVNRTKRTRRQRNNTNNECVYSSVKL
- the LOC119027418 gene encoding uncharacterized protein LOC119027418 isoform X3; this encodes MTSPVVALFLLTWLLLVKMAQTADLKFSSSGRQERRFVSVTTGDNLTLQCLSKDDVFPPRLRWYKQTLSKNPRLISNYYKYETDVTFYDEFKNNPRFTLDTKNGKNHLMITDLNISDSATYYCIKFYANDLTFLEDITVSVMGSGLNVPARVHQSASGSIQPGGSVTLNCTVHTGTCDGEHSVYWFKHSQESHPGLIYTHGGRNDQCERKGNTQTRTCVYNLPMESLNRSDAGTYYCAVASCGHILFGNATKLASKDEVDCLTLVYFLSGALTLTIVLVVLLALSVFKMKKRKSCQSTENAAGNQEAENLHYAALSVNRTKRTRRQRNNTNNECVYSSVKL
- the LOC119027418 gene encoding uncharacterized protein LOC119027418 isoform X1 — translated: MTSPVVALFLLTWLLLVKMAQTADLKFSSSGRQERRFVSVTTGDNLTLQCLSKDDVFPPRLRWYKQTLSKNPRLISNYYKYETDVTFYDEFKNNPRFTLDTKNGKNHLMITDLNISDSATYYCIKFYANDLTFLEDITVSVMGSGLNVPARVHQSASGSIQPGGSVTLNCTVHTGTCDGEHSVYWFKHSQESHPGLIYTHGGRNDQCERKGNTQTRTCVYNLPMESLNRSDAGTYYCAVASCGHILFGNATKLASKDEVDCLTLVYFLSGALTLTIVLVVLLALSVFKMKKRKSCQSTGNWNFYHFFFFFYWFSDFLFLYPESQASSPPSSTENAAGNQEAENLHYAALSVNRTKRTRRQRNNTNNECVYSSVKL